Proteins encoded in a region of the Stieleria neptunia genome:
- a CDS encoding ABC transporter permease, with amino-acid sequence MLLPWEYGVRNLARRPVRTTLTLVALATVVMLVFVVVGFIRGMEQSLSVSGDPDVVLVYSVNSEENIENSSIAARTPSLLTASLQGTVKRFGVTHVSPELYLGTRVKNESADGGLGLVRGVTLAAPLVRRSVKLTDGDWPGAGEVMVGRLAAAKLGSSDEAMAVGQTIEFEGRSWKIRGRFAAGGAAYESEIWCNLGDLQTATKRQDLSLAAMLLSPGSSAAEVKLFCKERTDLELRASRETDYYATLQQHYKPVRLLAWFVVALVSGAGVFAGLNMMYGAVAGRVREIATLQAIGFRRRAILVSLVQEAVLLAAAGSLFSGVIALTVLNGMAVRFTMGAFTLRIDSVAILIGCGVGLLLGVLGALPPALKALRLQVATSLKAV; translated from the coding sequence ATGTTACTGCCCTGGGAATACGGTGTTCGCAACCTGGCTCGACGGCCGGTGCGGACGACATTGACACTCGTCGCCTTGGCGACGGTGGTGATGTTGGTATTCGTCGTCGTCGGTTTCATTCGTGGCATGGAGCAATCCCTGTCCGTCAGCGGTGACCCGGACGTTGTCTTGGTCTATTCGGTGAACTCCGAAGAGAACATTGAAAACTCTTCGATCGCGGCTCGGACGCCGTCGTTGTTGACTGCCAGTTTGCAGGGAACGGTCAAACGGTTCGGCGTGACACACGTCTCGCCCGAACTGTACCTGGGGACGCGGGTCAAAAACGAATCGGCCGACGGCGGTTTGGGACTGGTTCGCGGCGTCACGTTGGCCGCGCCGCTGGTCCGCCGATCGGTCAAGTTGACCGACGGCGACTGGCCGGGCGCGGGTGAAGTGATGGTCGGCCGTTTGGCAGCGGCCAAACTGGGCAGTTCTGACGAAGCGATGGCGGTCGGTCAAACCATCGAGTTTGAAGGCCGGTCATGGAAGATCCGTGGCCGCTTCGCCGCGGGCGGTGCGGCGTACGAGTCGGAGATCTGGTGCAACCTGGGCGACTTGCAAACGGCAACCAAGCGACAGGATTTGAGCCTTGCGGCGATGCTCCTGTCACCGGGCAGTTCGGCTGCGGAAGTCAAGCTATTTTGTAAGGAACGCACCGATTTGGAACTGCGTGCGAGCCGCGAAACCGATTACTACGCCACGCTGCAACAACACTACAAACCCGTACGATTGCTGGCCTGGTTCGTCGTCGCGTTGGTGTCCGGCGCGGGCGTTTTTGCGGGATTGAACATGATGTACGGCGCGGTGGCCGGGCGGGTTCGTGAAATCGCGACGCTGCAAGCGATCGGATTTCGCCGGCGTGCGATCCTGGTCAGTCTGGTCCAGGAAGCCGTCTTGTTGGCGGCGGCCGGTTCGCTGTTCTCGGGCGTGATCGCATTGACCGTGCTCAATGGCATGGCCGTGCGTTTCACCATGGGTGCGTTCACCTTACGCATCGACAGCGTCGCAATCTTGATCGGCTGCGGCGTCGGTTTGTTACTGGGCGTCTTGGGCGCGTTGCCCCCGGCGCTGAAAGCGTTGCGATTACAAGTCGCAACGAGTTTGAAAGCAGTTTAG
- a CDS encoding ABC transporter ATP-binding protein: MALVELRGVTKRFRKGDETITPLDQVDLDIVAGEFVSLMGPSGTGKSTLLNLVSGIDRPDSGTITVAGTEVTKLSRSKLADWRAANLGYIFQTHNLIPVLTAYENVELPTLLLKLTASERRQRVELALEAVGLSDRADHYPRQLSGGQEQRVGIARAIVAHPQVVVADEPTGSLDAETSEQVQTLLQRLNKELNITLLMVTHDSDVAAIATRQLVLDHGKFLERDGTSPTRKAEGGKMIKQFG; the protein is encoded by the coding sequence ATGGCATTGGTAGAACTGCGTGGCGTAACTAAACGTTTTCGCAAGGGCGACGAGACAATCACGCCGCTGGATCAAGTCGATTTGGACATCGTCGCGGGAGAATTCGTTTCATTGATGGGGCCGAGCGGCACGGGCAAGAGCACGCTGCTGAATTTGGTCAGCGGCATCGACCGACCCGATTCGGGCACGATCACCGTTGCCGGAACGGAAGTGACGAAGCTGTCGCGTAGCAAATTGGCCGACTGGCGGGCGGCGAACCTCGGTTACATCTTCCAGACGCACAACCTGATTCCCGTGCTGACCGCATACGAGAACGTGGAACTTCCCACATTGCTGTTGAAACTGACGGCGTCCGAACGTCGACAACGTGTCGAGTTGGCATTGGAGGCCGTTGGGCTGAGCGATCGCGCCGATCATTACCCACGCCAACTCTCCGGCGGGCAAGAGCAGCGAGTCGGGATCGCACGAGCGATCGTGGCCCACCCGCAAGTCGTTGTCGCCGACGAGCCGACCGGCAGCCTGGACGCGGAGACCAGCGAGCAGGTGCAAACGCTGCTGCAACGCCTGAACAAGGAATTGAACATCACCCTGCTGATGGTCACCCATGACAGTGACGTGGCCGCGATCGCAACCCGGCAATTGGTGCTCGATCACGGGAAGTTCTTGGAGCGGGATGGAACATCGCCGACAAGAAAAGCGGAGGGCGGCAAAATGATCAAGCAATTCGGTTAA
- a CDS encoding efflux RND transporter periplasmic adaptor subunit: MANTPLDLSQLALDRSPREDATPTKPRRKRWFTRYVLPIGILCGFVALLAAAAGRGLMPRPSVTVVPVVVKRAEVQQAGTTLFQAPGWIEPRPTAISVAALAPGVIEELLVVAGQHVKKDEAIAKLISIDAELNVQQAKNLLAIRQGELKRAIAERDAAQIRFDNPVHLQVQLADAQSMLAKAQTELAKLPFLIQAAEAHLDYTKSSMEGKRSAKGAISGNIIARAESDHAASLATLQELRQRGPNLQRESDALDKKVTALKRQLELLVEETRQLHEADAKVQSAEALRDEAELQLRQAELALRRNVVRAPMDGRVLRLVAAPGTRVMGLASNASHSSSTVIEMYDPDRLQVRADVRLEDVPMVTRGQPVQIETASSEDVIQGRVLQLTSSANIQKNTLEVKVELIQPPPTVSPEMLVTATFLAPTIANSKNETTESERMFVPSRLVQSGDAGAFIWVVDADDIARQRPVELGGSSGDGLVEIKSGLNVTDKLITSGLEGLKQDSTVRVAGDDQNMGIN; the protein is encoded by the coding sequence ATGGCGAACACTCCGCTCGACCTGAGCCAACTGGCACTCGACCGCTCGCCCCGAGAGGACGCGACGCCGACGAAGCCGCGCCGCAAGCGTTGGTTCACGCGCTACGTTCTGCCGATCGGCATCTTGTGCGGGTTCGTTGCCCTGCTGGCTGCCGCCGCAGGCCGGGGGCTGATGCCACGGCCCTCGGTGACGGTCGTGCCGGTGGTCGTCAAGCGAGCGGAGGTTCAACAAGCCGGGACGACGTTGTTCCAAGCGCCCGGATGGATCGAGCCCCGGCCTACCGCGATCAGCGTGGCCGCGTTGGCGCCGGGTGTGATCGAAGAATTGTTGGTGGTCGCGGGACAGCATGTCAAGAAAGACGAAGCGATCGCCAAGTTGATCTCGATCGACGCAGAACTGAATGTCCAGCAGGCAAAGAACTTGTTGGCGATTCGGCAAGGCGAACTGAAACGGGCCATCGCCGAACGCGACGCCGCCCAAATCCGCTTCGACAACCCGGTCCATTTGCAGGTGCAATTGGCCGACGCCCAAAGCATGTTGGCAAAAGCTCAAACGGAGTTGGCCAAGTTGCCGTTTTTGATCCAAGCTGCCGAGGCGCATCTCGACTACACCAAAAGCAGCATGGAAGGCAAGCGGTCGGCCAAGGGCGCGATCTCCGGCAATATCATCGCGCGTGCCGAAAGTGATCACGCCGCATCGCTGGCGACGCTGCAAGAACTGCGGCAACGTGGGCCGAACCTGCAGCGTGAATCCGATGCCCTCGACAAAAAAGTGACCGCGCTGAAGCGGCAACTTGAACTGCTGGTCGAGGAAACACGACAACTGCACGAGGCCGATGCCAAGGTGCAATCGGCCGAGGCGTTGCGGGATGAAGCGGAATTGCAATTGCGACAGGCCGAACTGGCACTGCGGCGAAACGTCGTTCGGGCGCCGATGGACGGACGCGTACTACGCTTGGTCGCGGCACCGGGGACTCGCGTGATGGGACTGGCTTCAAACGCCAGCCACAGTTCGAGCACGGTGATCGAGATGTACGACCCGGATCGCTTGCAAGTCCGCGCCGATGTCCGCTTGGAAGATGTCCCCATGGTCACGCGGGGGCAGCCCGTTCAGATTGAAACGGCGTCTTCGGAAGACGTCATCCAAGGCCGCGTGCTGCAATTGACCAGTTCCGCGAACATTCAAAAAAACACCTTGGAAGTCAAAGTGGAATTGATCCAGCCGCCGCCGACGGTCAGTCCCGAAATGCTGGTCACGGCGACTTTCCTCGCGCCGACGATTGCGAATTCGAAGAACGAGACGACCGAAAGCGAACGCATGTTTGTCCCCAGCCGACTCGTTCAATCGGGTGACGCGGGGGCATTCATCTGGGTCGTGGACGCCGACGATATCGCACGACAGCGGCCGGTGGAACTTGGCGGGTCGAGCGGTGATGGACTGGTCGAAATCAAGTCGGGATTGAACGTGACCGACAAGCTGATCACCAGCGGCTTGGAAGGCTTGAAACAAGACAGTACCGTTCGCGTGGCGGGCGACGATCAAAACATGGGGATCAATTAA
- a CDS encoding neutral/alkaline non-lysosomal ceramidase N-terminal domain-containing protein, with protein sequence MLKRYILAPVLMLFLITSTGADDGWQAGVAKQNITPDEPMWMAGYGSRDRPSQGKLTDLWAKALVLQDASGNQAVLITLDLVGIDRELATAITDQIQTVHQLDRSQIAICCSHTHTGPALKKNLAPLHYLIVDKDQQQKIAAYEERLQQQILVAVGDAFAKRQSAKLSWGSGTASFATNRRENRPEGKVAQWRSEGKLKGPVDHDVPVLAVADPQGKLVSVVFGYACHATVLGVYSWSGDYPGFACAALEESYPDSIAMFWAGCGADQNPLPRRTVELARHYGRRLATAVETVLMTIQMQQLAPTLSSRFREIDLPLGPLPSREQIEANARSKNKWEAARATMLLEQLDRGETLAQTYPYAVGSWTLGDDIDMVFLGGEVVVDYALRLKSELRGKQSWIAGYANDVMAYIPSRRVLQEGGYEGGTSMVYYGLPAHWSPEVERHIVDEVHRQMDESTRGE encoded by the coding sequence ATGCTCAAACGATACATCCTTGCTCCAGTCTTGATGCTGTTCTTGATCACTTCCACGGGGGCGGACGACGGTTGGCAAGCGGGCGTCGCGAAGCAGAACATCACACCGGACGAGCCGATGTGGATGGCGGGCTACGGCAGTCGTGACCGGCCGTCGCAAGGCAAACTGACCGACTTGTGGGCCAAGGCCCTCGTGCTGCAAGATGCCTCGGGCAATCAAGCCGTGCTGATCACGTTGGATCTGGTCGGAATCGATCGCGAACTCGCCACGGCGATCACCGACCAGATCCAGACCGTCCACCAACTCGATCGATCACAGATTGCGATTTGCTGTTCGCACACACACACCGGACCGGCGCTCAAGAAGAACCTGGCACCGCTGCACTACCTGATCGTCGACAAAGACCAGCAGCAAAAGATCGCAGCGTATGAGGAGAGACTGCAGCAGCAAATCCTGGTTGCCGTCGGCGATGCGTTCGCGAAACGACAATCGGCCAAGCTCTCTTGGGGCAGCGGAACGGCGAGCTTTGCCACCAATCGGCGTGAGAATCGGCCCGAAGGCAAGGTGGCGCAGTGGCGGTCGGAGGGAAAACTGAAAGGCCCGGTTGATCATGATGTTCCCGTTCTTGCGGTGGCGGACCCACAAGGCAAACTGGTCAGTGTCGTGTTCGGCTATGCGTGCCACGCAACGGTGCTGGGCGTTTATTCCTGGTCGGGCGACTACCCCGGTTTCGCCTGCGCGGCGCTGGAAGAATCGTATCCCGACTCCATCGCGATGTTCTGGGCAGGCTGTGGCGCGGACCAAAATCCGCTGCCGCGTCGAACCGTTGAACTCGCCAGACACTACGGACGCCGACTCGCGACCGCCGTGGAGACGGTGCTGATGACGATCCAGATGCAGCAGCTTGCCCCGACGCTGTCGTCAAGGTTTCGAGAAATCGACCTGCCGCTCGGGCCGCTTCCCTCGCGGGAACAGATCGAAGCGAACGCACGATCGAAGAACAAATGGGAGGCCGCCAGGGCAACGATGTTGCTCGAGCAACTCGATCGCGGCGAGACGCTTGCGCAAACCTATCCCTACGCCGTCGGCAGCTGGACGTTGGGTGACGACATCGACATGGTCTTTCTCGGCGGCGAAGTCGTTGTCGATTATGCGCTGCGATTGAAAAGCGAATTGCGTGGCAAGCAGTCATGGATCGCGGGCTACGCCAACGACGTGATGGCCTACATCCCTTCGCGACGCGTGTTGCAAGAGGGCGGCTACGAAGGCGGAACTTCGATGGTCTACTACGGTCTACCCGCCCACTGGTCCCCCGAGGTCGAACGCCACATCGTCGACGAAGTGCATCGGCAGATGGACGAATCGACGCGAGGTGAGTGA
- a CDS encoding pentapeptide repeat-containing protein yields MDPLPCRRLSQPGLSQCRLSQCRLSQCRLSQCRLSQCRLSQCRLSQCRLSQWPRTQNRSHQGAQHPKTIFQG; encoded by the coding sequence GTGGATCCGCTGCCGTGCCGCCGGCTGAGCCAACCCGGGCTGAGCCAGTGCCGGCTGAGCCAGTGCCGGCTGAGCCAGTGCCGGCTGAGCCAGTGCCGGCTGAGCCAGTGCCGGCTGAGCCAGTGCCGGCTGAGCCAGTGCCGGCTGAGCCAGTGGCCACGAACCCAAAATCGCAGCCATCAGGGTGCACAGCACCCCAAGACGATTTTCCAAGGTTGA
- a CDS encoding sialate O-acetylesterase, with the protein MRIRSIAFLTLSLFFALHVGAKDPLKIYILAGQSNMQGHAQVSTFDHVGMDPRTAPILAEMRTADGAPRVCDQVWISSIGNDGTEQEHHGRLTAGYGAMGRKTKIGPELTFGIYMQKQLGEPILIIKTAWGGKSLHTDFRPPSAGPYEFSESQLASMQKQGKDIDQIKRDRIQATGRYYRLMVDHVNKVVADIKRVYPDYDPKAGYEIAGFVWFQGWNDMVARDVYPNRDKPGGYDLYSRLLADFIRDVRKDLSAPEMPFVIGVMGVGGPVDQYGASQQRYKSTHDGFRKAMAAPAAMPEFEGNVAAVLTENYWDAELDELKDRGGKIKAKSQELNKDPSLSRQQREQALATFREELYTPRELEILKGSSNAQYHYNGSAKIMAQIGKGFAEAMATLSESGRD; encoded by the coding sequence ATGAGAATCCGATCCATTGCCTTCCTCACGCTGAGCCTATTCTTCGCGCTGCATGTTGGTGCGAAAGACCCGCTCAAGATCTACATCCTTGCCGGGCAGTCCAACATGCAGGGGCATGCTCAGGTTTCGACCTTTGACCACGTCGGTATGGATCCCCGGACGGCGCCGATTCTGGCCGAGATGCGAACGGCGGACGGGGCGCCGCGGGTCTGTGACCAAGTTTGGATCTCATCGATCGGCAACGACGGAACCGAACAGGAGCACCACGGTCGGTTGACGGCCGGTTATGGAGCGATGGGGCGGAAGACCAAAATTGGCCCCGAGCTGACCTTCGGGATCTACATGCAGAAACAGCTTGGGGAACCGATCCTGATCATCAAGACGGCGTGGGGTGGCAAATCGCTGCACACCGATTTCCGACCGCCGAGTGCCGGTCCCTACGAATTCAGTGAATCACAGCTGGCGTCGATGCAAAAGCAGGGCAAAGACATCGACCAGATCAAGCGAGACCGTATCCAGGCGACCGGCCGCTATTACCGGTTGATGGTGGATCACGTCAACAAAGTCGTCGCCGACATCAAACGCGTCTACCCGGATTACGATCCGAAAGCCGGGTACGAAATCGCGGGTTTCGTTTGGTTCCAGGGATGGAACGACATGGTCGCCCGCGACGTGTACCCCAACCGGGACAAACCCGGCGGGTACGATCTTTACAGCCGGTTGCTGGCCGACTTCATTCGCGATGTCCGCAAAGATCTCTCGGCACCCGAGATGCCATTCGTGATCGGCGTGATGGGGGTCGGAGGCCCGGTCGACCAGTACGGCGCGAGTCAACAGCGATACAAAAGCACTCACGATGGTTTTCGCAAAGCCATGGCCGCACCGGCGGCGATGCCGGAATTCGAGGGCAATGTCGCGGCCGTGCTGACCGAAAACTACTGGGACGCCGAACTGGACGAACTGAAAGACCGCGGCGGCAAAATCAAGGCAAAGTCCCAGGAACTGAACAAGGACCCAAGCCTCAGCCGACAGCAACGTGAACAGGCCTTGGCCACGTTCCGGGAAGAACTTTACACGCCGCGCGAGCTGGAAATCTTGAAAGGCAGCTCCAATGCCCAGTACCATTACAATGGGTCTGCCAAAATCATGGCACAGATCGGCAAAGGCTTCGCCGAAGCGATGGCGACGCTGAGCGAATCAGGGCGCGACTAA
- a CDS encoding FKBP-type peptidyl-prolyl cis-trans isomerase, whose product MHTVRMSLVGLLCMALCSATGCSGLMPGPGPADADAPQELTTTKSGLKYRVLRRSDGKRAKPGGHVRVHYLGKLDDGTVFDSSYSQGEPVIFSLQQVVPGFTEGLQLVGEGGMIELEIPSELGYGEDGRAPSIPPNATLHFVVEVIRVF is encoded by the coding sequence ATGCACACCGTTCGGATGTCACTGGTCGGACTACTTTGCATGGCCCTCTGCTCGGCGACGGGATGTTCCGGATTGATGCCCGGACCGGGGCCGGCTGACGCAGATGCGCCGCAAGAGTTGACGACGACGAAATCTGGGCTGAAGTACCGGGTGCTGCGTCGGTCGGACGGCAAGCGAGCCAAGCCGGGTGGTCACGTGCGGGTCCATTACTTGGGAAAACTGGACGACGGAACCGTTTTTGACAGTTCCTATTCCCAGGGAGAACCGGTCATTTTCTCGCTTCAGCAAGTCGTCCCGGGATTCACCGAAGGGTTGCAGTTGGTCGGTGAAGGCGGAATGATCGAGTTGGAGATTCCATCCGAATTGGGCTACGGTGAAGACGGCCGTGCGCCCAGCATCCCGCCCAATGCCACACTCCATTTTGTCGTGGAAGTGATTCGCGTCTTCTGA
- a CDS encoding ABC transporter permease has translation MTTYVLKTLWRHRTRTLLTVTGAAVAMFVFCFVGSVQEGLHRLTTGADADRSLIVFQESRFCPTSSRLPEDYSRKIKDVPGVREVMPIQVWTNNCRASLDIVVFNGADPEQIRRTRPLKLTSGDWQTFSSQRDAAIVGRNVAKRRGLKTGDQFSIGEISVRVTGIFESSVPSEENLIYTSLAFLQYTRGLDAAGLVTQHEVRLTEDADPDRVASEIDAELRSGPVATRTRRKGAFQASTLSDLVDLIGFAHWLGYACVGLVLSLVATTTVMSVQDRIKEYAVLQTIGVRPLRAMRLVLAESTILCVVGGISGTLLALAALEIGGFAIGAEGATISFQPSLALAITGTLVSVVVGLAAGIAPAVQAASVPIVNALRQA, from the coding sequence ATGACCACATACGTTTTAAAAACCCTTTGGCGTCACCGCACGCGAACGTTGCTGACCGTGACCGGTGCGGCGGTCGCGATGTTCGTGTTCTGCTTTGTCGGATCGGTGCAAGAAGGCTTGCACCGGCTGACGACGGGGGCGGACGCCGATCGCAGCTTGATCGTGTTTCAAGAGAGCCGGTTTTGTCCGACCAGCAGCCGGTTGCCCGAGGACTACTCGCGGAAGATCAAGGACGTTCCCGGTGTACGGGAGGTGATGCCGATTCAGGTTTGGACGAACAACTGCCGCGCCAGTTTGGACATTGTCGTCTTTAACGGAGCGGACCCGGAGCAGATCCGCAGAACCAGACCCTTGAAGTTGACCAGCGGCGATTGGCAGACCTTTTCGTCGCAACGAGATGCTGCGATCGTCGGTCGCAACGTGGCTAAGCGACGCGGGCTGAAAACAGGGGACCAGTTTTCGATCGGGGAGATTTCAGTCCGCGTCACCGGGATCTTTGAATCATCGGTGCCCTCGGAAGAAAACCTGATCTACACCAGCCTGGCGTTTCTGCAATACACCCGTGGATTGGACGCGGCGGGACTGGTCACCCAACATGAAGTGCGGTTGACCGAAGATGCCGATCCGGATCGTGTCGCCAGCGAAATCGATGCCGAACTGCGATCCGGCCCCGTTGCCACGCGGACACGACGCAAAGGGGCGTTTCAGGCCAGCACGCTCTCGGACCTGGTCGACTTGATCGGCTTCGCCCATTGGCTCGGTTACGCCTGTGTCGGTTTGGTGCTGTCGCTCGTCGCCACCACGACCGTGATGAGTGTTCAGGACCGCATCAAGGAATACGCCGTCCTGCAAACGATCGGCGTGCGACCGCTGCGGGCGATGCGTTTGGTGTTAGCCGAAAGCACGATCTTGTGCGTCGTCGGGGGAATCAGCGGCACGTTGTTGGCGCTGGCGGCACTCGAGATCGGTGGATTCGCCATCGGCGCCGAAGGCGCCACGATTTCATTTCAGCCTTCGCTTGCGTTGGCCATCACCGGCACGCTGGTTTCGGTGGTCGTGGGCTTGGCTGCCGGAATCGCACCGGCGGTTCAGGCCGCCAGCGTGCCGATCGTCAACGCATTGCGACAAGCTTAA